The proteins below are encoded in one region of Syntrophotalea carbinolica DSM 2380:
- the clpP gene encoding ATP-dependent Clp endopeptidase proteolytic subunit ClpP, whose amino-acid sequence MSLIPMVVEQTGRGERAYDIFSRLLKDRIIFLGGAVDDQVANLIIAQMLFLESEDPEKEIFLYINSPGGVVTAGMAIYDTMQYVRCPVSTLCVGQAASMGAVLLAAGGEGKRFALPHARIMIHQPWGGFQGQATDINIHAQEILRLRETLNGVLASHTGQTLEKIATDTERDFFMGSEEAKKYGIVDDIVKRKV is encoded by the coding sequence ATGAGTCTTATCCCCATGGTTGTTGAGCAAACTGGCAGAGGCGAACGAGCTTACGATATTTTTTCGCGCCTGCTCAAGGACCGCATTATCTTTTTGGGCGGAGCCGTTGATGATCAGGTTGCCAATCTGATCATTGCTCAAATGCTGTTTCTTGAGTCCGAGGATCCTGAAAAGGAGATTTTTCTCTACATCAACTCGCCCGGCGGAGTGGTGACAGCGGGGATGGCCATTTACGATACTATGCAATATGTGCGCTGTCCGGTGTCCACGCTCTGCGTTGGGCAAGCCGCTAGCATGGGTGCCGTATTGCTGGCTGCCGGGGGTGAGGGGAAACGTTTTGCACTGCCTCACGCCCGTATCATGATTCACCAGCCCTGGGGTGGTTTCCAGGGGCAGGCGACGGATATCAATATTCATGCCCAGGAAATTCTTCGTCTGCGTGAAACGCTCAACGGTGTATTGGCTTCGCACACCGGGCAGACTTTAGAGAAAATCGCTACCGATACCGAACGAGATTTCTTCATGGGTAGCGAGGAAGCTAAAAAGTATGGTATTGTTGACGATATCGTTAAAAGGAAAGTCTAA